CACAAGTCAAGAGAGTAACAATGGActgtttctttgaactccaagaaataacataatcacccaagaaaaatacaaaaccaCTTGTACTTTTTCTATAATCAATATCTCCCGCATAATCACTATCACAAAATCCCACAAGGTTGAAATcattagaagaagaataaaataacccaaaatcgatcgTACCTTTTAGGTAACGAAGAATTCTTCTAGTGACCTTCAAGTGAGTAGAGGTAGGAGTTTCCATGAAGCGACTTACTACTCCAACTGCAAAAAGTATATCTGGTCTGGTACAAGTCAAGTACCTCAAACTTCCCACAAGACTTTTGAAGAATGTGGGATCCACTTTTTCTCCCTCATCAAACTTGGACAATTTTGTCCCACTTTATATCGGTGTGTTCACGGGGTTGCAATCGAGcatgttgaacttcttcaatatctcctttgtatagctttcttgagagataaaaattCCATCCTCCATCTGCTTCACTTCTAGGCCCAGGTAATATGACATGGGCCCTACGTCTGTCATCTCGAACTCACGGGACATATCTTTCTTGAAAGCTTCAAACAAACTTGGGTTATTACCCGTGGAAATaagatcatcaacataaagaCAAACAATTAAGATATCTCCATTAGTATGAACTTTAAGGTAAAGAGCATATTCATGGAGACAACGAGTAAACCCATTGTCTTGAAAAATACTTGTCGATGCAACTATTCCATGCTCTAGGGCTTGCTTTAATCTATATAAAGCTTTCTTCAACCGCAACACTTTATCTTCATAGTTTTTGACCACGAAGCCTAATGGTTGTtcaacatagacttcttcttcaagatagtcattcaagaaggctgacttgacatctaGTTGATGAATCTTCCACTTCATTTGCGTCGCCAAAGAGATCAGCAAACGAATAGTCTCCATGCGGGCAACAGGTGTatagacttcttcatagtcaATGCCTTGCCTTTGCTTGTAGCCTTTAGCCACAAATCGTGCCTTGTATCTCTCCACATCTCCATCAACATTCTTCTTTGTCTTGTATACCCATTTCACTCCAATTGCTCGATGACCCTTGGGAAGAGTTGTTAACTCCCAAGTGTTGTTCTTCTCTATTGACTCAATATCCTCTTCCATGGCTTGTCTCCACATTTTGTTTGTAACAGCTTCATCAAATTTCATTGGTTCACTAtcagcaaagagacaacataaaaaatcaaaattagtaacttcttctgtgtcctcatagagctcttgaatgcttcttttcttttgtgGCTGTTCATTTGAACCTTCTTGAGAAGAGAAAGATGCAACATTTGTTGGCCACGGTCTCCggttcttcttcatcaccaaagtatggaagaaaatcaaatgaagtttcttcctcagcttcccaattccatgccagttcttcatcaaattcaacatCACGACTTGCCACCACCTTACCGATGCTTGGGTTGTATAGCTTGTACCCTTTTGAACTCGTATCATAGCCAACAAACACATGCTTGACACTTCGATCGTCAAGCTTTGCTCTCCCTTGATGTGGCACATGAGCATAGGCTATGCTCCCAAAGATTCTCAAGTGCTTGACACTTGGCTTTCTTCCACTCCATGCTTCTTGAGGGGTTTGATCTCTAACATTTCTTGTTGGAGACCTGTTATTCAAATAAACTGAACAAGAAACAGTTTCCACCCAAAATTCCTTAGGCATACTTTTAGCTTTCAACATACATCTAGCCATATTAAGAATCGTTCGATTCTTTCTCTCTGCAACACCATTTGTTGAGGTGAATAAGGTACCGTTAGAGGGCGACGAATTCCATGAAGTTGACATAAGTCATTAAATTTGTTTAAGGTGAATTCGCCTCCTCTATCGGACCTTAGAGCTTTAATTTCATAGCCACTTTCTTTATCCACAAgtactttgaaatttttaaaagcagcaaaagcttcagatttttggttcaagaaataaacccaagtctttctactgaagtcatcaatgaaaagcagaaattattttcttttacCAAAAGAAGGTGGATTGATTGGTCCACACACATCAGTGTGGACAAGCTGGAGCAGCTTGGTTGATCTTGACATGGCCTCCTTTACAAAACTCctccttgcatgttttccaagaagacaagctttACACAATTGATTGGGATGGTTAATTGATGGTATCCCATGCaccatgttcttttctcccattgaTTTGAGCGCTTCTAAATTTAAGTGCCCAAATCGCATGTGTCAACACCATGATTTATCTTGCACATTAGCATTCAAACACTTTGCATCAATTGTTTTAAGATTCAGAGAAAACAATCTATTCTTTGCCATATGCACTTTAGCAATTAGATTTCCACTTGAATCTCTaagccaaagatgcatatttttcatgtggatgtcatattccttttcaagaagttggcccaaacttaaaatattactttttaattttggcacataataaacatcttgaattaacttgtgactaccatctttacaggagatcagaatcgtacctatcccttcgatttgaacctttgaggtatctccaaaggacacattacctctcactgttttattgatctccacaaacttctctttgcatccacacatatgattgcttgctccattgtccaaataccacgagctgcaatcatctctgtcttcttccttgagtgtcatcaacaacgttgactcattttcttctttcttgtcgtcaacaaggttagccttttcttcaacattgctacgacattcccaagagtaatggccaaatttatgacaattataacattcaatttttgatttgtcatacctttgtccattattttcttggtagtatccacgtcctcttcctcttctttgtCCACGACCACGACCTCTCATTGTTAAAGTTGTTACCGTTACTTCtttctctttcatgacctcctcGACCTCGGTCTCGTCCTCGTCCGTTTCCTCGATAGCTTGTTTCACCTCCACAATCCTTGAAGGATGCCTGAGTTTTAAGAAGTTGCTCCGATGGCACTTCTTATctccttttgatcttttcttcgtgggcctgtaaagaaccttccaattgctccaccatcatagagtctaaatctttagattcctcaatagcacacaccacaaaatcaaatttaggtgTTAAAGTGCGAAGGATCTTTTCTACCACACGGACATATTCTATGTCCTCCCCATATCTTCTTAGTTGATTTACAACAGCCTTCACTTTTGAAAAACAATCCGAGATGCATtcggattctttcatttttaaaacatcaaaatcagcccttagagtttgaagttttacctttttcaccttgtcaactccttgaagagaattttgtaaaatctCCCAAGCTTCCTTTGAGGTGGTAGCATCTGCCACCTTATCATCCAAACATTGGTGGATGAGCGTGAGAGCTTGTTGATCCTTCTTCCTTGTCTTTGCCAAGACCTCTTTTTCATTATGG
The Nicotiana sylvestris chromosome 11, ASM39365v2, whole genome shotgun sequence DNA segment above includes these coding regions:
- the LOC138880711 gene encoding uncharacterized protein produces the protein MENNGPLSFQYPCLTKDNYEKWCLRMKVILGSQDVWEIVDRGYAKLDNEDALPHNEKEVLAKTRKKDQQALTLIHQCLDDKVADATTSKEAWEILQNSLQGVDKVKKVKLQTLRADFDVLKMKESECISDCFSKVKAVVNQLRRYGEDIEYVRVVEKILRTLTPKFDFVVCAIEESKDLDSMMVEQLEGSLQAHEEKIKRR